TACCAAACCGTCAGACCCTACATAGATGAGGCTGTCTTTGGGGAGAATCAGTTGGTGTTTTTCAAACGAAATTGTTTTATTTTGCAATCCTCCGATCGATTTTCGGGTACCTTTGACTATATGCATTTCGTCTTTTTGTTTGGGAGTAAGGTAATACAAAGGACGACGCGCACTGGCAAAAGTGAGTTGGGTTGCTTCGTTACGAGTGTCTTCCATTACCATAATAATTACATCCATCCCGTTGATGTTGTTAGAGCTGGGTTGCTTAAGTGCTATTGCTACTTGTTCATGTAGTTGGTTGAGTATGTCTACTGGGTCATAACAGTCTTGTTGCAAAATAATTTTGTTGAAAAGGTTGTATCCAATCAAACTCATAAAAGCCCCTGGTACTCCGTGCCCGGTACAGTCTGCTGCAATTACTATCGTTTTATTACCCACCTTTTCTATCCAGTAAAAATCTCCCGACACAATGTCTTTAGGGTGGTATACAATAAAATAATTAGACAAAAAGGTTTTTACCCTGGAGTCAAAGGGTAAAAATGCTTGTTGGATAGTAAGGGCTGACTTAATACTTTGCTGAATCATTGTATTTTTTTGCAGCAAATGTTTATTTTGATCTTCTATATAGCTTCTTTGTGCCAAAATCTCATCCTGATTTTGTATAAGTTCTTCGTTTTGTGCCATGATCTCCTCGGTTCTTTCTTGCACTACCAGTTCCAGCACTACTTTTTGCTTGATAAGGCGCCTTGAGTTAAGCCAGGCAATCAGCCCAATCAGGGCAATGCTCAGCACCACATACAAAGTGTAAGCCCACCAGGTACGGTACCAGGGAGGGCGTATTTCAAACGAAAAAGTATTGATTTTACTTTCTTTGTCGTACACATTGCGGGCTTTAACAGCAAAAGTATACGTGCCTTCTGGCAAATTGGTAAAATTGGCCTGGGGCTGCTTGTTCCACGCTGACCACTGATCTTGAAAACCTTCTAAACGATAGCGGTAACGGGTTTTTTCAATTTTTTCGTAGGTAATTGCGGCAAATTGTGCATTGATATTGTTTAGACCATAAGGCAATACTATCTTGGTGCGTTGTCTGCCATATTTAAATATGCTAGAGTCTTTTGCCTGAATATTTTTTATGATGACCCGGTAGCTTTGGTCAATGTTGGTAGGTTTTACCACATTGTAAATGAGCAACTTGTTAAGGTTGCCAATCAGTACTTCTTTTTCGGAAGGGGTAACCAGCACTGGAGCATCTACATCTACTCTAAGCCCGTTGGTGGCTATTTCTATGTTATTAAATAAGTTGGTAATCAGCTTAAAAGATCCATTGGCTTGTTTCTTAAGTACACCCGCCACTTCACGGTTGTAGGGCGCTCCTTGCCCCAGCCAGCAGTATATATTGCCTTTAGTATCTTCCTGAAAAGTGTATACACAATACTTGTCGCCTAGTGCCTGGTTGAAGCGTTTTATCGGAACAAACTTGTCTTTGGCGGCACTGTATTCATAAAAACCTTGAATGGTAGTAAATACTATTTTGCCGCTTTGAAGCCTGTACATACGGGTGTTGCGGTTAGAGGGTAACCCGCTTTTGTCGTTATAAAATGTTTGACTAATAACCGAATCGCGTTGAGGGTTGAGTTTGAGTTTGTATACCCCCATGTTGTAGTGCGATATCCATAAATGTCCAGCATCGTCTTCTTTTATAAAGCGGGTTTCCTTTTCAAAGCCCTTGATTTTATGGGTTTTCCATTGGTCACCTTCTTTTTTTAGCAACCATATTCCTGTATTGTAGGTTCCTACTACAAAATGATTTTCCGGAGCTTTGAGCTTGGTCAGTGAATGTGCATAACGATAACGCATCAATCTTTTGGCTACACTGTCTTTTACCTGGTATATACCCCAACTATTGGCAAGCAAGGTTTGGGAGCCATAATTGTAAAAATTCCAGCAATCGCCATACAAGTTTTTTACCTTCTTTATTTTCCCCTCTTCTTTGGTATAATAATAGGCACCGTGGTTGGTACCTATATAGGTGTAATGACTGTTGTTGCCCAGACTATAGATGACTCCTTTAAACCCATCTTTATTGTCGAAGTGGGTCAAGGGCGAATTAAGCATGATGGTAGCAATGCCATAGTCCATGGCCAGCCATAGGTTACCTTGGTGGTCGTAGTGCAAACCATTGATCTTGTTATTAATCGTTGCAGTACTTGCTTTTATCTTATGTATAAGCTTACCGTTTTTGTCTAGGATAAATAAGTACTCATAACTTTTCAAAGCCATTTGTTGATTAGGCAGGCGGGTAATTTTTGCCAGGTACTCGTTTTTGAGGTAGGGAGCCAGTTGTTGAGGGGCTGCTTGTATTTTTTTGTCTTTGGAGGCTTTAGAGTCGTAAATCCAGATTTTCTTTTTTACATCTACAATCATCCATTTGTTGTCCGAAAAAGGGGCAATGAGGCTTAGTTGAGATAAGTCGAAACCCTCAATTAAGTTGGATACCTGAAATTTACCTTGTTGGTATACCCACAGTTTGCCTTTACGTTTAATGTAAAGCTTATTGTTGAGTATATACGTACGAAACCGGCTAATTTTGACTACAGTAAATTTATTGTTTTTGTAAATAAACATTTGCGTGTTACTCAAAAAAATCACCTGATCTTCAATAATATAGGTTTGATGGATGGTTTTTATATTTTTGACTTGTTGCTTGAGTTGGGCTTTGAGCGATGTAAAAACCCATTTGCCTTTTGAGTCGCGGGCAAAATACCCCATGTCTTCTACTGCACCCACAAATATTCGCCCATCGGCAGCCAAAGCAAGCGAATAAACAAAAGCTTTGTTAGGGAGGGTAATAAGGTTCCACTGCAAACCATCGTATTGCAGTATACCATCGTTGTTGGCTACATACATCATTCCCGACTTGCCCTGTATAATGTTCCAGTTTTGCCCGGCACCCCGGTATTCTTTAGGCGGGTAATTCTTGATAAATGGCTGTTGAGCGTAGGCAAAAGGAGATAGAAGGCATAAAAAGAAAATTAGATAATTATAATTTGCTTTGGGGATGTTTGCCACAATGATTGGTTTAAAGTTAACGAAATAATTTAGCCTGCTATTAATCTAAGCAAAATATTTGCCGTGCTTACACAAAAGTATCGCGTTATTTACCGATAGGATAATAACCGTAGAATATCTATTAATTTTTTTGAAGATTTACTCAGGCACTTCTTTGAAATGTACAACCTGTCATATATACCTGCAGTTGTTGGCATATACTGTCTATTTTTTCAGGTTCTCCTGTGATATACAAATACTGCAGATTTTTTTGTTGCGCAAGCTGTTTGATAGACGCTTCTGCTACAGGAAGATCAACGTAAAGCGTTTTTAGATTGGGAAGCATAGCTACAACATCAGGCAGTTTATCAAAGGCATTACCTCTAATATCAAGCGCCTTTAGTGATACCAATGTTTTTAAACTGTTAGGTAAGTCTGTAAGCAAGTTGTTACGCAAATCGAGCGATGAAAGTTTAGATAATTGCCCTATAGCATCAGGTAAACGGGTAATTTTGTTGTTTCTGAGTTCAAGGTTTTGGAGTTGTTCGAGCAAATGTATATTGGAGGGCAGGGCAGCAAGCTGATTGTTTTTTAAATCTATGTGTTGCAAGTTGGGCATAAGCAGGAGTGCTTCTGGAAAACTGACAAAATGGTTGCGCGACAGATTAAAGCTTTCGCGGTGGTTGAGCTCGTGTAGGTTGGCAAGCGATAGCGGCAAGGTTTGCAAAGCATTGCTTTGTAGGGTGATACTTTCGAGTTGGCTTAGTTTGCCTATTTCTTCAGGCAGGCTACGCAATTGATTGCCCTTGAGTTCAAGTACTTTGAGTTGCTTTAGTTGACCAATGCTTTGGGGTAGTTCACGCAAACGGTTTCCCCGGACATCCAATTTTTCCAGGTTTTTCATTTGCCCTATTTCTTCGGGTAACTCCTTTATTTGATTGTTGTTAATAATCAACCCTCTCAAGTTGTCTAAATGGACAATGTCAGTAGGAAGGTGCTTGAGCAAGTTGCGCGACAGGTGCAGGTGTTTGAGTGACTTGAGCCAGACAAGTTCTTGTGGTACTTGGGTAAGTTGGCGGTTGGTGACAAATAATCGTTGCCAACCCATGACCTGGTGCATTTGGGCAATGGCCAATACTGTACTTTTTTGGGTAGGATAATACCAGTGCCATATTTTTTGGTAGGGTTTGAGCATAGTTTTTCTGATGAGCCCTCCTTCCATTTGCTGGAAAAACAGTTCTACCGCCCATTTTTCTCCTGTTTGGAGCAATTCGAGCATTTTTACCTCAAACTCATTCAAGTCTTCAATTTTCATATCCTGGTTTCAAACAACTGGCGTTAAATTTACCCAAAGACAAAAATAAGCGATTATATTACTTTTACAACAATAATGGAGGTTATGCTATAGCAGATGCTATTTTTTTGTGGACTTTCTGATAAGGGTTATTCCTGAGTGTTGGTGGGCAATCCCGTGTAGAGCGTCTTGGTTGGCTTGTAGGAGTAATGAGGTGCATTTTGCCAGTAAATACAGGACTTTCGTCAAACCTTATAAGAAAGCCCTGCAGTGTTTACAAGTTTTACAACGCCAAAACACTATGAAGACATCAACCACTCTTCGGCTTGAGCCACAGTTTCAAAGATTTGAACATTTTCTTTGATTGTGGGGGCGTGTTTGCTTATCTTTTCCTTGATTTGCTCGGCTATCAGGTTGTTAAAGATATCTTGTGAGACCACACGCGCTATTTTTACCTTTTTTTCAGACAATTGCTTGCCCAACACATCTACTGCCCATTGGCGCGATTTGGCGGGCAAAGCCTTGCCTAATGTAGCATCATACAGTATTTTTTGCTGTTCATCACTCATCAAAGGCATTGTCTTGCCCCACATTTCCTGCATTTCTTCAAAGTTCATAAAACCCAATACCTTCATGTGTATAATATTGGTTTCTGTGTTTTTGCTTACAACATAATTCTTCTTTTTCATAAGTAGATGGTATTTATTATAGGTGTTACTAAATACTGGTGAAAGTGTATTTTAGGAGTTGTAAATGATGGTTTTTTGGGGATTAGCTTTCTTTAGGTTGGATAAGAATTTTTTGCCAGGGATATAAAAAAACATCTTTACAACATTACTATAACTGTAATCATTGTCAATAGGTTTATAATTTAACGTGAGTTAAAGGTTTAACTCACGTTATTTTTAATAAAGCAAATACCTTCTTGTAGCTTTTGGTTGTTTACTTTTTATCACATACTTAACATAATTATAAGTTATAATACAAATAAGTGTGTAATAACCTGACAGGGCAATCAACTTGCCAACAAAAAGTCAATACCCTCACAATAACCCAACTTTAACAGGTGTGCCCTGATCTGGTCACGTGCTCCCCAATTGCCCACATAAGATACAATAAAGAGCTTGCCAGGCGGTGGAATGTCGTGAAAATGCAGACAGGGAACATTTAGACGATGGTGACTACTTAAGTCAAAATACCCCTGAATACTGGTACCTAATTGTTCAAGCAACCGGGCACGCTTACGCGATAACTTGCCTGCTCCCCATACCCATATATCGGGTGCATGTATGTTGTGCTTTTGTAGCCATTGGGCAAGATAATAGGCCTTGGTTTTATAAAATTCTTGTGGCGAATAACGAGCATCAGTGCGCGAGAGTCGAGTAGGGGCATCGTTCCATACAAGCAAGGTTTCGGGCACCTTTGCCATGTGTGCCCCTTGCCCAAGCCAACGCAACCACAGCTCATAGTCTTCAGGAAAATTACCTTGCCTGTAGTTGCCCCATTGTTTGACCGCACTTGCCCTAAACAAAACACTTGGGTGTGCCAGTGGTGACTCGACAAAACGGTGAAGGTTAATGTCGGTCGAGGTAATCAATGTATTGATCCAATCTACATAACGTTGGTAGCCCTTGGTTTGTAATTCGGTGCTTTGGTGTCGTACCAAACAGCTCACCAAGTGTATGGCAGGGTGCTGCTCTAAAAAGTTCAGCTGTTTTTCCAGTCTTTGGGGCAAGGCAATGTCATCTGCATCCATACGGGCAATATAAGGGGTAGTAATGTGGGCAAGCCCGGTATTGAGCGCGTATGCTATGCCTGCTTGTGGTTCGTCTATCAGCAAAACACGGTCATCTTTAGTAGCAAAACTTTGGGCAATAGCCCGGCTTTGGTCGGTAGAGGCATTGTTTACCAACACCAGCCTAAAGTTGGGCAACGTTTGAGCAAGTATGCTTTCTATAGCCTGAGCAAGGGTTTTTTCTGCATTATAAAAAGGCAATAGCACAGAAAGTAGACACATATAAGCGTGGGTTTGTAAGTGCTGAACCGTAACTACAGGTAGCTAATTGCTATATGTAATTACTTTATTATGAGTAGCTATAGGCAAGCAAAGGTATAGAATTAATTTGCCTCATAAAAACCTGCGACTCCCTAAAAGCTATTGGGTGCATAGGCCAACTTGCTTGATGTATGGTATTTCTGAAAATCTTCAGCAGTAAACCAAAAACCCATCAGCAAAATATCGTCAATCTGAAACTCACTGCCCTGCCAATCTTCCAAACGTTGTGCTATCAGGCTACACTGTAGGTTCATAGGCAGTGTGCAAGTTTGAGCAATGGCATTTTTGAGCCTTTTGGAGCTAAATTTGGCCTGCGATCTTTCTCCAAACTGATCGGTAATACCATCAGAAAATAAGTAAACCCGGTCGTTTACCTGTAGGTCAATATTTACCGTTTCCAAGTGGTCGTTGTCGTGCATGCGTTGGGTTCTTTTGTTAAAATAATCAGCCCCACCCCCAATCGACCATTTGTTGCCCTTAAACTCTACCAGTTGTTTGTTGCGCACGACGTATAATGGGCGGTTGGCACCACAAAACTCTAGTTGGCGTTGTGCCATGTCTACCACACACAGCGACAAGTCCATGCCATCGCTTACCCGTTCGTTTTCGTTTACTTTTGACGATTCGCCCTGGTGTAGCAGGGTCTTTACCCGTTTGTTGAGGTGGTGTAAAATAACCACCGGATTGGTGTTTTTTTCTACGTCTACAATCTGGTGCAACATATTATACGCAATCACGCTCATGAAAGCCCCTGGTACGCCGTGCCCGGTACAGTCAATGGCCGCAATGACCATTTTTTCGCCTTCATCAGATAATTTAACCCGGCTGACCCAATAAAAATCGCCCGATACCATATCACGGGGTTTGAAAATGATAAAGTGTTGAGACAGCAATTCTTTTATTTCACCTTTGGTAGGCAACAGCACATTTTGCAAACGTTCGGCGTAAGAAATGCTCTCTGTGATTTGGCTGCGTTGCTCTTCTATTTCTTTGTTTTGTTCTTCTATCTCGTGTATCTTGAGGTTCAGCTTTCTGTTCAAGTCGTCCTGTTCTTGCATCTTAAAGCGGAGTTGACCTGCCATCCAGGTAAGACTACGGTGCAAAAATTTGCGTTCGTCGTTGGATTTAAAACTGATATTTGCCCAAAAATTACCTTTGCCATACTCTTGCGCCAACTTAGCAAGCAATACTATAGGACGCGAAAAATAATGGGCAAACAGCAAGGCAATGACAATGGCTACAAGAATGATAGGGATAAAACTAAGCAACAAAACATTACGAAGCTTGGTAGTGGGGGCATAGGCTACCTTTTTGGGTATACTCATCACCAGTATCCAGCCGCTGCCCTTGTAGTTGAGGTAGCCTGGTTCGCGGCTATAAAAAAATATTCGACCGTCTTTTTCAAAGGTGCTTTGCTTTTTACGTTGTTGAGACTTATTCCACAAATGCTGACGAAGCAGGGCCAAATTAGGGTGTTTTTTTACCAATATATTTTTTGGATGACTGCTCGAATACAACAACCTGCCCTGCGTATCTATCAAGTCTATTTTTACTCCTTTGTTGAGCTCATGTAAGGGAATAGCAGGGCTAAAAACCTCGTACAAACGCTTGATGAGCACCCGCGAAACTACTATGCCTATTTTTTTTCCGTTTTTATTGCGAATGGTTTGGGCAAAGTGCATAACTGCCTTGCCCAACGACTCAGACAAGGAAACGTCTAAAGCTGACTCTTGCCTGGTAAGCTGAGTCCAATATTTGGTATAACTATGTTGTTGCCCTATTTTCAACCCTTTGGTATCGGCTATTCTTACCCGTTGGGCATCAAAAAAAGAAAAGCTTTCATACAAAGGATTTTCTTTTTTTATACTTAATAAATGGTTGGTGATTTTCCGAGGGTGTTGGTGAATACCTGGCTGTTGAAATATGGCATCTTTGGCGATATGGCGGATATCTGAATGACGTTCAAACACAAAATAATCGATGCTGTTGATGATATAATCAGACTGGTTTTTGAGCTTACGTTTGATCTGCATCTCTAGCGAGTTTTCGGTGTTTTTTTTAGTAATCAGATAGAAAGCTATGGCGGTAAAAAACACCAGCACCATGCTAAAGACAGTCACCTTAAGGTAAATACTAATCTTCATTCTTTTTTCAATTATCCCTTGGCAGTTTTAAATGTTTTCGGACTCAAACCTGGGGCTAAACGATTAGGAGGTGATTGGACAGCCTAAAGGAAAATCCAGGTTGAATTCAACCACAAAACTACGGCTTTTGTCCATAGCATTTGCTTGTCAGGTGTTACCTAATTATTAAATATACACAAGGTGCTGATTTATGGTGTAAATGTTTGATTGTTAGTGATTTATGTTTTGTTGAAATGATTCAAAAACAACATCAAAAAATACAAAAAACAATCAGTCGTTTGGCAAAATCTGAGGTAAAATGAAGCATTTACTCTGGTACATCGGGGGTGAAATAAATATGGCGTATTGAGTGTATACAAGTAAAAAATCTAAAGGTATATCCAAGGAGCTATTCCTTATACCCATAAAAAGTGTTGCATTACCTGTGTTTTGTGTTGGAACTTTTCCATATTAAATATTTGTTTTGCGTGAGTTTTAATTTTACAAAAATCTCATTTACCTACTAAAGCTTATGAAAATAAACCCAATCCACACTGTTTGGCTGTCGTTGGCAGTACTTATTACTAGTGCAGCTGTGCCCATTACCCAGCCTTTTAAAAACCACCACCATTCAACAATCCCCCAGGTTTACTCACCCGATCAGGCATTTGACAAAATGATGCGTGTACTCATGCACAAACGTTGTATGAATTGTCACCCCTCAGACGATCGCCCCCGCCAAGGCGAAGACAGTCATGTGCACAACTTTGGGGTACAGCGAGGCAAAGACAACCACGGCACCTTAAGCCTGCGATGCCAAACTTGTCATCAATCCGAAAACAATCCGTATTCTGGTGTACCAGGGGCACCTCATTGGGGACTTGCGCCAAAGTCGATGGGCTGGCAGGGGCTAAGCAAGGTAGCTATAGCCAAAGCCTTACTAGACCCTGCTAAAAACGGGGGGAGAAGCTTGACCGATATTGTAAAGCACCTGACCGAAGACAAACTGGTAGCCTGGGCGTGGAACCCTGGGATAGATGCCAGTGGCAAGGCTAGAGAAACCCCACCTGTATCAAGACAAGAATTTATAAAAGCCGTAAAACAATGGGCAGATGCAGGTGCCAAAATACCTGAGAAATAGTATTAGTCCAGAGTTAATTAGTCTGGAGTCGGTAGCTTCTACAGCGTCAAGCTTTTAGCAATAAGCTTCAAGTTTGACGCTGATCTATCAGCAATTTACTGATTCATAAAGTATTGATTTTTAAACACTTATGAAGAAAGTAGGTGGGAGTCTCCCTGTAGCGTCAAGTTCTTATATGCTGATTACGCCATAAAAATAGCCTTATAAACCGTTGAATTTAAAAAACCACATTTATAAAAATATGAAAATTTCATTTACCATCAATGGAAAAGCGCAAACAGTAGAAACTGACGAAAACACTCCGCTTTTGTGGGTCATTAGAGACAGGCTGGGGCTCAAGGGCACCAAGTTTGGCTGTGGCAAAGCCGCCTGCGGTGCTTGCACCATTCACATAGATGGGGGAGCGGTGCGTTCTTGCTCTTATGCCGCCAAATTTGCCCAGGGCAAGTCCATTACTACTATAGAAGGGCTCTCTAAAGGCAAAGATTTACACCCTGTACAACAAGCCTGGATGGAAGAAATTGTGCCCCAGTGTGGCTATTGCCAACCGGGTTTTATGATGGCTACAGCCGCCTTGCTCGACAAAATCCCACAGCCGTCGGACGACGATATTGACGAAAATATTGTAAATGTATGTCGCTGTGGCACTTACTACCGCATGCGCAAAGCCATTCATCGGGCAGCAAAGATCAAACAAGGTTGAGTGATCATTTTTTTCATTAGTTGTTGTACATCATCCTATTCAAGCCATTCATAGATAAGCGCCGGTATGCATTGGTGCCTAAGGACTTGTGGCTTGTCGCTTAGGAACATGTTCAAAATAAGTGTCGAGATTGAGGGCGTATACTCGACTGAGGCACTTTTTGCAGTCGTAGCCATAGCTACGGCGAAAACCGATGGCTGCAGCCCTGCTGCGCCGAGCTCTGCCAAAGGCTAAAAGTAACGAAAGTCAGTAAAGAGAACCGTAGAACGAAGTTCAAGCTCTGCGAAGCTAATATGTTCTAAACCGGACAGCTTCAAAGTTCCGATTTCTTATCGGGGTTATTGTTGAGGGCTATGCCCGAAATCCCGTTTACGGGGCGATCACGTTCCTTAAAGCTTGCCCCTATTAGGGCTACTGACTATAAAGACTATCCGCTAATTTTCAAATATGATTATATGAAAGATAACAACTCAGCAAACAACATAAAATCAAAAACAAGACGCCGCTTTCTCATCAAAGCTTCTATAGGCACCGCTGTCATATTGGGTGCCTGGGCTAGTATAGCTCCTGTACGCCGCATGGTAGCCAAAAAGATCAATGAAATAGACCTTGAGTATGAAAACAGCGACGAGCCCATTACCTGGTTTGAGGTAAAGGCTGATAATACCATTGTGTTGCATTCGCCCAAGGTAGAAATGGGGCAAGGGGTGTTTACCGGAATGGCGCAAATTGTCGCTGAAGAGCTAGAGGTAGGCATTGCCCAAGTACAAGTGGTAAACGCTTCGAGCCTTGGCCGCCCCGTTGACAAGTTTGCCACTGGGGGCAGTACTTCTATTGCGGGTTTGTGGGACGTATTGCGTGAGCTTGCCGCCCAAATGCGTGAAATGTTGCACAACAGCGCTGCCAAAATCTGGAATGTGCCAGCCGAAAGTCTCACCATAAAAAATGGGGTAGTAATGGGCAAAGGACAACAACTTACCTACGGTCAAATTGTACAGAAAACTACTGAATGGAAGGTGCCCAAAGAGGTAAAACTCAAAGATAAAAAAGACTATAAGGTAATAGGCAAAGCCATTCCAAGAATAGACCTGAAGCCCAAAGTAATGGGGGAGCCTATATTTGGGTTAGATGTAAGCATGCCTGGTATGTTGTACGGGGCAGTAGTGCGCCCTGACAAGATAGATGCTATTTTTAAAAGTGCAGACACAAGCCAGGCAGAAAAAATGCCAGGTGTAGTAAAAGTGGTGCTTGAAAAAGATTTTGTGGGAGTGGTGGCAAAAACCTATATCCAGGCACACGACGCCAAAAAAGCCATCAAGGTACAATGGAAGGTAAACCGGGTATGGCAGCAAAAAGACATTGAGGACATGCTAAAAGTGGGAGAGGGCACAGACTTCGTCATTCAGAAGAAAGGGTCAGCAAAAAGAGCTTTGCGCGAAGAAGGGGTCATTGAAGCCTCTTTTAACACCCCCATTGGCGCCCACGCTCACCTGGAGCCCAATGGAGCAGTGGCATTGGTGGAAAAAGACAAAGCTACGATCAAGATTTCCACGCAAGTGGTAAACATGACCCGCGAAGAAGTGGCCAAACGCCTCGAACTAAAAACCAGCCAGGTAGAGGTACAAGCCACATTTTTGGGGGGTGGTTTTGGGCGGAGGCTACACACCCCCAACGCAGTACAGGCAGCGGTACTCTCTAAAGCAGTGGGTAAACCTGTACACGTATTTTTTGATCGACAAGAAGAATTTCAAAATGACACCTTTCGCCCACCTACCCACCATATGCTCCGTGCTACCCTCAACAAAAAAGGGCTCATTCACGCTATAGAGCACAATGTATCAAGCGGTGATGTGGCTTTTGGTTCTCCGCTTACCCCAGGTTATGCTGAAATACTGGCTGGGGCAGATTTTGGCGCTTGGCGGGGTGGAATGATTCAATATGAGGCAATTCCTAACTTTAGAGCTGTATCGTGGCGGGTAAAGCTGCCCTTTGCTACCAGTTGGTGGCGTAGTCTGGGTTTGCTTGCCAATACTTTTGCTATTGAGAGTTTTATAGATGAGCTTGCCCTAAAGACAGGCAAAGACCCGGTGCAATTTCGCTTGGCGCAGATTCAGAACGATGAACGGGGGCAACGTTTGAAAGGAGTAATAGAGGCTGCCGCCAAAAAAGCCAATTGGGGCAAACCTGTACCCAAGGGCAGAGCGTTGGGTTTTGCGGCTTCTACCGATGCCAACACTCCTGTGGCGCAGGTAGCAGAGGTAAGTATAGACAACGGGCGTATAAAAGTGCACAAGGTAACCTGTGCCATTGATCCCGGTATAGTGGTAAAC
The window above is part of the Microscilla marina ATCC 23134 genome. Proteins encoded here:
- a CDS encoding SpoIIE family protein phosphatase, with protein sequence MKISIYLKVTVFSMVLVFFTAIAFYLITKKNTENSLEMQIKRKLKNQSDYIINSIDYFVFERHSDIRHIAKDAIFQQPGIHQHPRKITNHLLSIKKENPLYESFSFFDAQRVRIADTKGLKIGQQHSYTKYWTQLTRQESALDVSLSESLGKAVMHFAQTIRNKNGKKIGIVVSRVLIKRLYEVFSPAIPLHELNKGVKIDLIDTQGRLLYSSSHPKNILVKKHPNLALLRQHLWNKSQQRKKQSTFEKDGRIFFYSREPGYLNYKGSGWILVMSIPKKVAYAPTTKLRNVLLLSFIPIILVAIVIALLFAHYFSRPIVLLAKLAQEYGKGNFWANISFKSNDERKFLHRSLTWMAGQLRFKMQEQDDLNRKLNLKIHEIEEQNKEIEEQRSQITESISYAERLQNVLLPTKGEIKELLSQHFIIFKPRDMVSGDFYWVSRVKLSDEGEKMVIAAIDCTGHGVPGAFMSVIAYNMLHQIVDVEKNTNPVVILHHLNKRVKTLLHQGESSKVNENERVSDGMDLSLCVVDMAQRQLEFCGANRPLYVVRNKQLVEFKGNKWSIGGGADYFNKRTQRMHDNDHLETVNIDLQVNDRVYLFSDGITDQFGERSQAKFSSKRLKNAIAQTCTLPMNLQCSLIAQRLEDWQGSEFQIDDILLMGFWFTAEDFQKYHTSSKLAYAPNSF
- a CDS encoding (2Fe-2S)-binding protein, giving the protein MKISFTINGKAQTVETDENTPLLWVIRDRLGLKGTKFGCGKAACGACTIHIDGGAVRSCSYAAKFAQGKSITTIEGLSKGKDLHPVQQAWMEEIVPQCGYCQPGFMMATAALLDKIPQPSDDDIDENIVNVCRCGTYYRMRKAIHRAAKIKQG
- a CDS encoding leucine-rich repeat domain-containing protein, whose protein sequence is MKIEDLNEFEVKMLELLQTGEKWAVELFFQQMEGGLIRKTMLKPYQKIWHWYYPTQKSTVLAIAQMHQVMGWQRLFVTNRQLTQVPQELVWLKSLKHLHLSRNLLKHLPTDIVHLDNLRGLIINNNQIKELPEEIGQMKNLEKLDVRGNRLRELPQSIGQLKQLKVLELKGNQLRSLPEEIGKLSQLESITLQSNALQTLPLSLANLHELNHRESFNLSRNHFVSFPEALLLMPNLQHIDLKNNQLAALPSNIHLLEQLQNLELRNNKITRLPDAIGQLSKLSSLDLRNNLLTDLPNSLKTLVSLKALDIRGNAFDKLPDVVAMLPNLKTLYVDLPVAEASIKQLAQQKNLQYLYITGEPEKIDSICQQLQVYMTGCTFQRSA
- a CDS encoding SpoIIE family protein phosphatase, yielding MANIPKANYNYLIFFLCLLSPFAYAQQPFIKNYPPKEYRGAGQNWNIIQGKSGMMYVANNDGILQYDGLQWNLITLPNKAFVYSLALAADGRIFVGAVEDMGYFARDSKGKWVFTSLKAQLKQQVKNIKTIHQTYIIEDQVIFLSNTQMFIYKNNKFTVVKISRFRTYILNNKLYIKRKGKLWVYQQGKFQVSNLIEGFDLSQLSLIAPFSDNKWMIVDVKKKIWIYDSKASKDKKIQAAPQQLAPYLKNEYLAKITRLPNQQMALKSYEYLFILDKNGKLIHKIKASTATINNKINGLHYDHQGNLWLAMDYGIATIMLNSPLTHFDNKDGFKGVIYSLGNNSHYTYIGTNHGAYYYTKEEGKIKKVKNLYGDCWNFYNYGSQTLLANSWGIYQVKDSVAKRLMRYRYAHSLTKLKAPENHFVVGTYNTGIWLLKKEGDQWKTHKIKGFEKETRFIKEDDAGHLWISHYNMGVYKLKLNPQRDSVISQTFYNDKSGLPSNRNTRMYRLQSGKIVFTTIQGFYEYSAAKDKFVPIKRFNQALGDKYCVYTFQEDTKGNIYCWLGQGAPYNREVAGVLKKQANGSFKLITNLFNNIEIATNGLRVDVDAPVLVTPSEKEVLIGNLNKLLIYNVVKPTNIDQSYRVIIKNIQAKDSSIFKYGRQRTKIVLPYGLNNINAQFAAITYEKIEKTRYRYRLEGFQDQWSAWNKQPQANFTNLPEGTYTFAVKARNVYDKESKINTFSFEIRPPWYRTWWAYTLYVVLSIALIGLIAWLNSRRLIKQKVVLELVVQERTEEIMAQNEELIQNQDEILAQRSYIEDQNKHLLQKNTMIQQSIKSALTIQQAFLPFDSRVKTFLSNYFIVYHPKDIVSGDFYWIEKVGNKTIVIAADCTGHGVPGAFMSLIGYNLFNKIILQQDCYDPVDILNQLHEQVAIALKQPSSNNINGMDVIIMVMEDTRNEATQLTFASARRPLYYLTPKQKDEMHIVKGTRKSIGGLQNKTISFEKHQLILPKDSLIYVGSDGLVDQNNPERKKFGARRLEQLLQDIAWLPLDEQKEIIEKELSEHMETAAQRDDILWMGIKV
- a CDS encoding glycosyltransferase, with protein sequence MCLLSVLLPFYNAEKTLAQAIESILAQTLPNFRLVLVNNASTDQSRAIAQSFATKDDRVLLIDEPQAGIAYALNTGLAHITTPYIARMDADDIALPQRLEKQLNFLEQHPAIHLVSCLVRHQSTELQTKGYQRYVDWINTLITSTDINLHRFVESPLAHPSVLFRASAVKQWGNYRQGNFPEDYELWLRWLGQGAHMAKVPETLLVWNDAPTRLSRTDARYSPQEFYKTKAYYLAQWLQKHNIHAPDIWVWGAGKLSRKRARLLEQLGTSIQGYFDLSSHHRLNVPCLHFHDIPPPGKLFIVSYVGNWGARDQIRAHLLKLGYCEGIDFLLAS